One window of the Montipora foliosa isolate CH-2021 chromosome 4, ASM3666993v2, whole genome shotgun sequence genome contains the following:
- the LOC138001482 gene encoding uncharacterized protein: protein MLQKGAIRRASFNPGQFVSNLFIIPKKSGDLRPVINLKPLNEFVQYHHFKMEGLNTLLDLLSGSEFFITIDDMAIISSSRELSSQEGAIVVRILESLGFIINKEKSVLIPSQKIVFLGFVIDSVAMTVSLPEEKLNKLKEQTLSLWERPQCSIRELAHVVGLIVSSFSAIKPARLYYRDLEVCKLAALSSSGGGYNAIVSLSQLARDNLQWFAFNSHLYNGTRITKPSKVITMTTDVSQSGWGVVCDGVPSSGLWSSKEQAMHINWLELSAVLFGLKCFVHSHNCLVKVFL from the coding sequence ATGTTACAAAAAGGTGCTATTAGACGCGCCTCGTTTAACCCCGGACAATTCGtttctaatttgtttattataccaAAGAAGAGTGGCGATCTAAGGCCTGTTATTAATTTGAAACCTCTTAATGAGTTTGTGCAATACCATCATTTCAAGATGGAGGGATTAAACACTCTATTGGACCTTTTGTCGGGTTCCGAATTCTTTATTACAATCGATGATATGGCCATTATCAGCTCCTCTCGTGAACTTTCTTCCCAAGAGGGTGCTATTGTTGTTCGAATCCTAGAATCCTTGGGATTCATtatcaacaaagaaaaatcgGTTCTTATTCCCTCACAGAAGATCGTATTTTTGGGATTCGTAATTGACTCAGTGGCTATGACTGTTTCTCTTCCAGAGGAGAAATTGAATAAGTTGAAAGAGCAAACATTGTCCTTGTGGGAGAGACCCCAGTGTTCTATTCGTGAACTAGCGCATGTTGTTGGACTGATCGTTTCCTCTTTTTCCGCCATTAAACCAGCAAGGCTTTATTACCGTGATCTTGAAGTCTGCAAATTAGCAGCTTTGAGTAGCAGTGGTGGAGGTTATAATGCTATTGTTTCGTTATCCCAGCTTGCCAGAGATAATCTACAATGGTTTGCCTTTAACAGTCATTTATATAATGGTACTAGGATTACAAAACCATCCAAAGTGATAACTATGACTACAGATGTATCCCAGTCAGGATGGGGTGTGGTCTGTGATGGAGTTCCAAGTAGTGGTCTGTGGTCCTCAAAGGAGCAGGCTATGCATATCAATTGGCTTGAACTTTCTGCAGTTCTTTTTggtttgaaatgttttgttcatTCACACAACTGCCTCGTCAAAGTATTTTTGTGA